ATCAAAGTTTCCGGAGCATGTAGCGGACTCGTGTTCCATAACGCTTCTGCCGCCGCCATTTTCATCGGCTGGGCAACCACCTCGTGTTGTGCTTGTTCGTGTCCGACGACAGCGGTGAGAATGCTGGATATCAAGGCAACCACTGTCGCAATGCGAAACGATGGTTGAAAGAGATCGATGGATCGTTTTCGGAGCAGGTACCAGGCACTAATGCCAACCATAAAGAACGAGCCTGTGGCGATGGCTCCAAAAAATACGTGTGGGAATTCAACCCACAACTGCGGATTTGTCAGTATTGCGCCAAACGATGTCATTTCCGCACGTCCGTCGTGAATCGCATAACCCATGGGTTCCTGCATGAATGCATTTGCTGTCAGAATCCAAAACGCGGATAATGTACTGCCTAGGGACACTAACCAAATGGAAGCAAGATGTACTTTCTTCGGCAGACGTTCCCATCCGAACAACCAAACGCCAAGAAATGTTGATTCGAGAAAGAATGCTGCCAGACCCTCGACGGCGAGTGACGGACCAAACACGTCGCCAACAAAGCGAGAATATGTTGACCAATTCATTCCAAATTGAAACTCTTGAAAGATACCTGTGACAACAGCGATCGCCAGGTTGATAAGAAAGAACTTCATCCAGAACTGAGCCATTTTTTTGTACTTTTCATCGTTCTTCGCGACATAGATGGATTCCAAGATCGCGATAAGAAATCCAAGCCCGATAGTGAGTGGAACAAATAAGAAGTGATACACTGTCGTCACTCCAAATTGCCACCTCGCCAGATCCACCGCCATGTGGGGCTCGCCTCCTTATTTTGGATGTTTTCTTGTCGACATCTCTTAGATGACGAGAGGAGTATACTTCCGTTTAGGGTAGAAGAAATAAACAAACGAAAGGGTTCAAAATTATGTAAAGGACTGTTAAATGTTCATTCACAAGTTGGATCCACTTTCGACACACTGTCGAACTCTTTGCGAATGTTATGGGGCGTATTTGTGAAATCCACATTCCGGAAAGACGACGGATATAATGGGGTTCTGGTGCAAAAACACCAGGCATGCTAGAAATTTCAGGGATGAGGCTGTCATGGTATGCATGCGTTCAAATGGAAGCACTTCGAATCTCATATTATCCTGACGGCTGTTCGGTGATATTTGCAATACAGCTTAAGCTACCGGGATATCGTCGAACTGCTCAAGGAAAGAGGAGTTCAGGTTTCTCATACTACTATCATGCGGTGGGTTCACCAGTATGGTCCTGAGATCGATACACGCATTCGTCGTTTCTTGAAGTCAACTACCGATTCCTACAGGGGTGACGAAACCTATATTATCTTGAGCGTTTTGCAGAATTAACGTTCACAACGCATTTGACACTATATATAGTGTTCCATTGATATTTCGTACACTATATATGTGCGAGAAACGGTGAAAAATCGAATTCTGCAAAACGCTCATCTTTATAGATCGGTGGGATTCTAATGGGCAAACTATTGAATTCATGCTGTCTACGGATCGAGATGTCCTCGCCGAAAAGCGATTCTTTAAAAAGGCGTTATCTTCTCCACACAATCAGGCGCCACGAGTTATCAGCGTGGATAAAAACCCTGCGTATCCTCCGACACTACAGCAATTGAAATGCGAAACGGTCATACCTCAAGCAACCCTAATGCGGAAAACGAAATATCTGAATAACATTGTTGAACAAGACCATCGATTCATTAAGAAGATTACGAACCCGATGTTGGGTGGTGTCCCGTCAAGTGGTGTAAATTGAGTGCAACCACTTCGTGTCGGCTATTTATGCAAAACTGACGTTGGCGCCAGTAATTGCGGTTCTTGAGTGCTCATGAGTTTTGCCATTGACTCTCGGCTAAAGTAGCGCCTTGCTACAATCCATTCATCGTTCTGTTCCTGGAGGATTGCTCCGCCTAGACGAATGACAGACTCTCGGTTCGGGAAGATACCAACGACATCGAAGCGTCGCCTGAGTTCACGATTTAAGCGCTCAAGTGGGTTTGTCGAGCATATCTGTTTCCAGTGTTCCTTCGGGAATGCCATGTACGCTAGCACGTCTTCCTCTGCACGTTCCAAGACATCCATCGCCTTTGGAAACTTTCCACGAAGTTGCTCTACGACCACATCCAGTTGCTGTTTGGCTGTTTCCTGTGTTGGCTGAGCGAATATGGTCCGGACAATAGACGAGACCATCGGTTGCGACGCTCTAGGCACCTGGCTGAGGATGTTGCGCATTGTATGAACTCGACAGCGCTGCCAGGTCGCTCCGGTCAACGCAGAGCCAATCGCACTGCGCAGTCCTTCGTGAGCATCACTAATTACCAGCTGTACACCACGCAACCCACGCGCAACCAGACTTCGGATGAATGTCAGCCAAAACGAGCCATCCTCACTAGTCCCAATGTCAAACCCCAACACCTCACGCTCACCGGTGTCTCGCACGCCAATTGCAATTACAAATGCCATACTCTGAACTCGTCCGCCTTCACGGACTCTCGGGAATGTCGCATCCAACCATAGATATGGGTATGTCCCCTCAAGTGGGCGGTTTTTAAATTCCTGCACTACTTCGTCTAACTCTTTGCAGATACGAGATACTTCACTCTTGCTAATTCCTTGAATGCCCATAGACTCAACCAACTCGTCCACCTTGCGGGTGCTCACACCATGCACATACGCCTCTTGAACAACGGACAGCAACGCCTTCTCAGCTTTCCGCCGAGGCTCTAGCATGCTGGGGAAGTAGCTTCCTTTCCGAAGCTTCGGAATCTGCAAATCAATCGTTCCGACACGGGTGTCCCATTCCCGTTCTCTGTAACCATTACGGCTATTGCTGCGTTTCTCACTGCGCTCATACCGTTCAGCGCCAATCAAGGAGCTCACTTCAGCCTCCATCACTGCCTGGGTTAGGACTCTCAGCCCTTCCTTCAAAAAATCGACATCACCATCTTCTAATCCGATCTTGCGAATTAACTCCAAAAGTGCGATCTTGTCTGTAGAAGCCATCGATGTGCCTCCCTACTAATTGCTCGACACTTTTAGTAGATTGCACTCGATGGCTTTTTCGTCAAGATCTAGCCGTGGAATTTACACCACTACCTAAGACTCTAACCGATGTTGGGTTCAAATCGTTTCAGTCCGCTGGCGAGGCTTTGCAAGATGTTGAGGAAGGGACAGGTCGAGTTACAGCACTCGCCTGTCTCTAACGTCGCGGAGTTCATCAATCACCTGTTTGGTTTATCTGCATAATCGAAAAAATGATAGATGGCTCAGTCTCTATTGCTCATAATCTTTGCACCAGAACCGAAAAAACAATATAGTATTGCCCTCTTCGAAAACTGACTAGATCATGTAAGTGGTTTTTGCTCTTACCTTTCAGACAGTTCACGGATGACATGTACAAATCGTTTTATGCCTTCGTAAATGTCGTTTTCCGCAGATCGGGCATACGTTAAACGTATGAATCCATGCTCAGCCCGTAGACGATCCCAAGAGTTACTATAACACCGTTTTGAATACACGCATCGAGCAATTCCGCGTCAGATATGATATGTTTCAGGCGACACCAGATATGGTACCCCCCAAGAGGTTTATTCCAAACGCAGAGTTCCTCGGCATTGGATTGAAGGGACATCAGCATAGAATTCCGTCGTTTGGTAAGTTCTCGGGTAAGCCTTTGAAGATGGTCACGCCAACCAGTCCTCAGGTACAAATTAGCCAATTCTTGGACGACCGTGTTCATCCCAAAGTCCATTTGTTCCTTGGCGTCTGCCATTCTACGGATGACCGCAGAAGGCGCAATTACCCATCCAATACGTAACCCTGGCGCGGCTGTTTTGGACAGGCTGCCAACGTAAATCACAAGGTCGCTGTTTCCGTGTAGCGTAACGAGGGCATTCGAAGGTGCCTCTGATTTGTCCAAGCGAATTTCTGAGTAAGCACCATCTTCTACAATCGGAATCCGCAATTCTTCACAGATTTCTAAGAGTTGCTTTCGTCGGGAGAGGGAAAGCGTGGTTCCAGTGGGATTCTGATAAGTTGGATTTACGAAGACCATTTTTATCATGTGCTTTTGATACAGTTCTTTAACCGAAATCGGGTCCAAACCGTCGTCATCTACCGGAATGCGGAATAATCGTAATCCCGCTGATGAAAATAGCGGTAATGAGTAAGCATACGAGGGACCTTCAAGTCCTATGGCATCACCTGGAGCGAGAAGACATTGCGTAATCAGATGAAGTGCTTGTTGGGATCCTGAAGTGATTAGAATATGTTCCGGATCAGTGTAAATTCCGTTCGCTTTTCGAAGATGGTCACACAAGGTTTCACGAAGCCGCAAACTTCCTTGCGGATGGCTGTAGCCCAGAGAATCGTCGATGTTCATCCGATGAAGGAGCTCTTGAACTTCTCGACGTGGAAGTAGATCTTCTGACAATTCCCCCCTGGCTAGGTTGATCTTTGTTGGATCCGTACTGGCACTTCGAAGTTTGCTTATGAGTGGCAACGTCGGGCGAAAAGATGCTTCCAGTGTATATTGTCTCCAATTTGGGACTTTCCGCGCAGACACACCCCACATACGCTCACTTACACGCGTTCCGCTCCCTTGAACAGATTGGACGAGCCCAGTGGCACGCAGCTCTGCGTAAGCCGATACGACTGTGCTTCGGTTTACGCCCAATTCCTCGGCAAATTTTCGCTCTGCCGGTAGCGGCTCCCCAGGAGCTAGTTTCCCTTCGATGATCAAAGACTCAAAGTGCTTGGCAATTTGGCGAAAAATTGGTTCCTTCATACTTGCATCCGGTTTCCAATTCATCGATGGTCACCCCATTCCGGACTCGAATAAATTGGTTGGTTTCGTCATGAATCAATTGAATGGATACAACTCTTCGAACGAATTATATGATGAATTCGCGTGCGGTCCAAACCACCACATTCAAGCGACTTGAGTGTCATTTTGAGTTTGAGTATTTTTTATCAACGATTATAATCGAAATTCAGTGTCCACCAAAAGCTAAACGAGAAGGACATCGATAGAATTATTGGTTACAATGGGAAAGAGTTTTTCGGTGACGATCGTCAATCCTTCCTCGGCTGTTATATTCGTTTACTCTACATGACATGGGGAGGACCACATTTCGTTCAGTCAATTTTGATAATGGGGTGATGAAGTCCGTCGAGTCACCAAGGGCGGGAGCCAAGTGTCCTTTAGGCTGTTGGATAGGCAGTCGCTTAATGCAAATTGGAAATGCCCCTTACCGGGGCATACTATTGTTCCGTCTCGTTGCTGGTGATGGGCACACCCCTCTCAACAATAAAATCTTGCAAAGACCTTGAGAGTCGACTTGATAAACAACCGATCACCTCTTTTTATTGTGTCGCATGGTATTTAGATACTGCCCAGAGGGATAAACGCTGAAGAACATCTCTTCTTTATCCTCTTTCACGCGTACCCCAACTGGCTCTTCTTGATACTGTGGATAGAATTTACCAAACAACCATCATGTTCATGACGTCCTACATCCAACGCATTTATTGTGGTTTGTCTTTGTATACAGTATTTATGACCTTGAGCAGACAACTTTTACATACTGAATCTCTGGATCGTCGGTACCCTGCACAGGCAGTCCTGCACGGAGGTTTTCTTCAGTAAAGTCGATCGCCTCCTGCGTGACCATTTCCCCAGGTAACAGTATCGGAATTCCGGGAGGATACACCATAATCGTTTCGGCAATGGTTTCACCAACCGCCTCAGATAGACGAACACGCTTGGTTTTGGCATAGAACGCCTCTCTAGGGGTTATCTGCAGGACGGGTAAAGGTGGCAATTTAACGGATACCTCAGGCGTCCTACTATACTTCGAAAATCCTTCAGCGATGAATCGCAGTCCTCTCACAAGTTGTGCCATATCGTTCTCTGTTTCGGAACCGGTGAAAATACAAAGTATGTTGTATAGATCACTTAATTCGACCTCGATATTGAATTCTTTACGCAGCATCAATTCAACGTCATAACCACGAATACCCAAGTCTTTCACCGATATCGTTAACTTCGTAGCATCGATTTGATATGTTGCACTATCTTGAAGAACCCGTTTGTCTAGACACCTCAACCCCGGTATGCCATTAATTTCATCCCGTATTCGATTCGCCATTTGAATCGCCCGTTCAAATCGCTCTCGTCCGTGCAGAACTAAATCTTGTCTTGCGGCATCTAAGGAAGCAAGCATAAGGTACGATGTTGAGGTTGTGGTGAGCATACTCATAATGACTTGAACATGAAGCGGGTCAATTATCCCGCTTCGCACATTCAGAATGCTTGCACCTACAAGTGAGCCTCCAAGTTTGTGCACGCTGGTGGCTGCAATATCTGCACCAGCCGCCATCGCCGACAGAGGTAAGGAATCGTGGAAATATGTGTGAGTTCCATGTGCTTCATCGACTAACACTGGAACACCGAAAGCATGCGAAATCTCAACGATACGCTTTAAATCACATGCGACACCAAAGTAGGTTGGATTTGTCACTAGTACGGCACGGATGTCAGAGTGCTGAGTAAGTGCGTCTTTAATAGACTCTACCGAGAGTCCGTGTGCAATCCCGAAAGTCTCATCCAATTTGGGGTGCAAAAAAATTGGATGTGCACCCGTGATAATTAATGCTGTTAGTACGGATTTGTGTATGTTTCGTGGAACAAGGATTTTATCGCCTGGTTTCACAGCGGACATAATCATGGCGACAATCGCGGAGCTCGTGCCCTGCACTGAAAAAAACGTAGAATCTGCTCTAAACGCTGAGGCTGCCAATTCTTGTGCGGCTTTAATTGGACCAGTGGGGTGATGGAG
Above is a genomic segment from Alicyclobacillus acidoterrestris containing:
- a CDS encoding cytochrome ubiquinol oxidase subunit I, whose protein sequence is MAVDLARWQFGVTTVYHFLFVPLTIGLGFLIAILESIYVAKNDEKYKKMAQFWMKFFLINLAIAVVTGIFQEFQFGMNWSTYSRFVGDVFGPSLAVEGLAAFFLESTFLGVWLFGWERLPKKVHLASIWLVSLGSTLSAFWILTANAFMQEPMGYAIHDGRAEMTSFGAILTNPQLWVEFPHVFFGAIATGSFFMVGISAWYLLRKRSIDLFQPSFRIATVVALISSILTAVVGHEQAQHEVVAQPMKMAAAEALWNTSPLHAPETLIAGIDAAGHHNTFAIKIPYLLSILSYNRLSGRVQGINQLQQQFVQKYGPGNYIPNVYISFWTFRIMVGAGSLMVLLSLIGLVLFLRDRELKHGWFLKSMLAAIALPYIANTAGWIFTEMGRQPWIVYGLLQTRDAVSPTVSNANVLFTLVGFAFVYIVLLTIGVYLAARAVRQGPDDENEREDGIPSNLLLEPSGGSAS
- a CDS encoding IS256 family transposase — encoded protein: MASTDKIALLELIRKIGLEDGDVDFLKEGLRVLTQAVMEAEVSSLIGAERYERSEKRSNSRNGYREREWDTRVGTIDLQIPKLRKGSYFPSMLEPRRKAEKALLSVVQEAYVHGVSTRKVDELVESMGIQGISKSEVSRICKELDEVVQEFKNRPLEGTYPYLWLDATFPRVREGGRVQSMAFVIAIGVRDTGEREVLGFDIGTSEDGSFWLTFIRSLVARGLRGVQLVISDAHEGLRSAIGSALTGATWQRCRVHTMRNILSQVPRASQPMVSSIVRTIFAQPTQETAKQQLDVVVEQLRGKFPKAMDVLERAEEDVLAYMAFPKEHWKQICSTNPLERLNRELRRRFDVVGIFPNRESVIRLGGAILQEQNDEWIVARRYFSRESMAKLMSTQEPQLLAPTSVLHK
- a CDS encoding aminotransferase-like domain-containing protein, producing the protein MNWKPDASMKEPIFRQIAKHFESLIIEGKLAPGEPLPAERKFAEELGVNRSTVVSAYAELRATGLVQSVQGSGTRVSERMWGVSARKVPNWRQYTLEASFRPTLPLISKLRSASTDPTKINLARGELSEDLLPRREVQELLHRMNIDDSLGYSHPQGSLRLRETLCDHLRKANGIYTDPEHILITSGSQQALHLITQCLLAPGDAIGLEGPSYAYSLPLFSSAGLRLFRIPVDDDGLDPISVKELYQKHMIKMVFVNPTYQNPTGTTLSLSRRKQLLEICEELRIPIVEDGAYSEIRLDKSEAPSNALVTLHGNSDLVIYVGSLSKTAAPGLRIGWVIAPSAVIRRMADAKEQMDFGMNTVVQELANLYLRTGWRDHLQRLTRELTKRRNSMLMSLQSNAEELCVWNKPLGGYHIWCRLKHIISDAELLDACIQNGVIVTLGIVYGLSMDSYV
- a CDS encoding aminotransferase class I/II-fold pyridoxal phosphate-dependent enzyme produces the protein MNHHETPLFTALKDHIARDPIQFHIPGHKRGRGMNNVFRDFIGTNALEMDLINIAPLDDLHHPTGPIKAAQELAASAFRADSTFFSVQGTSSAIVAMIMSAVKPGDKILVPRNIHKSVLTALIITGAHPIFLHPKLDETFGIAHGLSVESIKDALTQHSDIRAVLVTNPTYFGVACDLKRIVEISHAFGVPVLVDEAHGTHTYFHDSLPLSAMAAGADIAATSVHKLGGSLVGASILNVRSGIIDPLHVQVIMSMLTTTSTSYLMLASLDAARQDLVLHGRERFERAIQMANRIRDEINGIPGLRCLDKRVLQDSATYQIDATKLTISVKDLGIRGYDVELMLRKEFNIEVELSDLYNILCIFTGSETENDMAQLVRGLRFIAEGFSKYSRTPEVSVKLPPLPVLQITPREAFYAKTKRVRLSEAVGETIAETIMVYPPGIPILLPGEMVTQEAIDFTEENLRAGLPVQGTDDPEIQYVKVVCSRS